The nucleotide sequence ATCATTCTCAGCTGCAAAACATCTAactgtttgaaatttaaataaaacgccTGCTTTGTCCCAACAACAAACTCAACACCAACAATTGTAAATGGATACCTGAGTTCCTTTTATTCAGCGGATCATCAGATGAAGAATCCCGATTTCATGTTTGCAAATCATCTTCAGCTTGATTGGGAAAGGAACGCCTTGCGATGGTGGTCGAGGAGGTTGAACGCAATTGTTGTGAGGTCCGTTAAAGAAAAATTTCGCGGATTGTTTCCTAAAATATgaagtgaaaaagaaaaatgaggaAGCGCGGTTTTACAAAGACTtgtttaaatattacaaaattctgtgtttatgttaaaatttgaattatggccgcggtttgacatatgattaggccgtcctatcggctttcctttccctaGTGACAAATTTGTAAATCTTATGTGCAGAAGGACTCCTGGACTCCTCGACGCTCTgatgtggttcacgtaactgttgGTTCATGCATCCATGCACATAACTGGTAAACTAtacccatatccgacatgatcgtgtaaccgggcgagaggccgtggtttgccaaaTGATTAAGCCCCTTATCGGCTTTTCGTCCCCGGGAAAAATAGGAAAGTCATatcctgtaaaaatacaaaaagtagtACTTATAGTACTTAAGTAGTATTTATAAATACCCGTCATGGTAAGGATAGCAGAGGCAACTATGTAGTTGCTCTATTATGTgtcttataataaataaatggaataacttgaataaaataagcatatatatatattccgcgATCAATCATGACCCAATCAATTTCAACGTAATATTATAGTTTATAACGAACGAGTATGTTTTGTTAGGTGACTTCTATTGTTCACCTTTAAAATGATCCAGTGACTTTCAAAGGGTGCGAGATACACTTCGGCGAATTCATAAAACAACGCAATGTAGTCGTGCTTCTTTATATAACCGTAAAAAGAACAACCCACCGATACTGTAGTTCTgtttatgtatttgtatgtagaCTGTCAGCTAGTTATAGTTTGGTATATCCCGAATATTAATTTAAAGACCTTAGAGTCGGCTTACACAACttagataataaacatataagGATTAACAAATTTGCCTTTTGGTTCCATTTCTAATCTCTTAGGTAAATAAAGGCTCTATTTATAAGtttttcatcagtgtttttacaGTGCTAAGTTGAATTTGACTCTATATTGAGAGAAATTACTGATGTCTGAATCAAACTCAACTAACGAAAAGAAGAACAAGATGTACGCGTCGTTATATTTCGTACGAAAACGAGAGTTTCATTTCTTGTTTTCGTTTGAATATTCCCACAAAGACGAAGAATTCTCGAAAGTGggagcaaaattgatttttaacttCGGAATGCTTCCACGGGTGAAAGCTGGCGACTTAATCCAAGTACGCTTATTCCCTGAAAAGGTGAGATAATTCTCTTTCATTAATAAAAACCATGTTTTATATCACATCCAGCTTAACGTGTTATAATAGCGTCATATCtaactttaaaatcaattcatgagttatttatctatatatttacAGCCAAGAGAGGGCGTTGATGAGTATTTTAGAAATGGTGGGAAGTATTCATTTACGGTGCTCAACGACTGGTTGGATAGTGGTGATTCGCATACTTTCAACATCCTCTCTTCATTTGAATGTGATTACTCAAATGATCTCATCATAtgcgaaatcaaaataaatgacgACGTAGTCATGACAAGAGAGTTCGTGGCATATCTAAACTACCCTCCTTTACAGGTGAGCAAGAACTTTCTTAAAAAATCTTTCATTCGTAATAAGATAACATGTGAGAACTCAGTCCAATCATTCTAATGACGTGTCTCGGCAAATTTTACAtgatattttaagttttattatcaaaCCATATCCTGAATATCTCAGTCAAAAATTCATCCTAACTGTCATTGAATTACGACATCTTTCCAGCCATTCTGatttagtaaatatttgtgGCTAATTTGAGACAAAgtccaaccaaaaaaaaaacacataaaaagtgGTATCTATCCAGCTAAGACTTATGGTTAGACTTAGGAATGCACATAGCAACAGAAATTCatgttttttaaatcattcacaaacctaatcccaactgaataattactaatttggtacTTACAAACGTGGCGGGTCTGTTTTCCGCAAATTTCACATTTGcgttatgtcataattttatttcgattttccttattttatttctattacaaatTCGGGGACTGGCTATGTTAgctaagtaaatataccccctgtttCAGTTTTCAGGTCCTTACACAACTTgctgtaaagtaggcaaacaaaattagttacctccatattggtacacaaacttctgaAGCGACTACATTTTTTGCATCAGTAGCGattgctttgtacaaaagatctcaattttttttattccacaGAATAAAGAGGACTAATTATCACCCAAAGTTCCAAGTGATCCTCTACGCAAAGGAAACTGAAGTTCAAAGAGTCTAGTTTTTTGAAATAGCATCAATgaacatcaataaatattcacgACTGCATAagaatgatattttgttttttgataggttttattgtttattatagtCAAATTATAACTTATAACAAATGGGATTATATTTCGAAAATAGCATAATGTATTGACTTGAACAACAGATATTGTATAAAGCTGTGGAAATGAACCAGAACAAGATATAATACCAGATGGGTTCGCTAGAGAGGTGCTCgtgttgcaatttgaaaaatgcgCGCAAGATGAAGAACGCATTTCCGCAACCGTGACGCAAAACTGGTGATTTCCCAAAGTCGGGATATTTCTCTTTGTTGTGTGAATGTGTTCCgcatggtgaccgtacatttgaacccatgtacatttgagcccatgcgtatatccacgggttcaatctatatgcgggtgctaaaacccatgggttagggttagtatgggtttaactatccgtgatacaaaacaaattccataggtgcaatagcatacaggtgcaattgtcatgggttcaaatgtacgtgggttcaaatgtaatggaaccgttccGCACGCGTATTTTGATGCGTGATTAGGGGCTTTGTTAGTCTAGTTTAAAAATTAgacaaattaaatttcacaatttgaaaatatatctcttaAAAACAAGATATTAAAACAGAAATGATATGAAAATGACATCGAAGGCAACCGCAACCGTCTTTAATAGAACAGATAAAAAaaaggtcaattttatttttcctacTGCAGATacaaaacggcgctccagaagagTGTGTATggatatggaggtaactcattttttcgcccattttacatcaagtcaTGTAATggtactgaaacctatggacagggggtatattcacttggctaacacaaacagtcaccgaactcgtaatagaaccaaaatatggaaaattagattaaaattagGACCTAACCctgatctggtacacacacttgacAGCGTCTTTGATTAGATAAATTCAGATTATTTCTAAGCTTGTTTCGCAAAATGTGGCGGTCGGAAATTCCAAAGTGACACTTCTCTCACAATTTAATTATAGCGCTCGATCAGTATAAATCTACTTTGtgacattaatattaatcaGTTAATTCAAAGCTAAGCATCCTTATCGGGTATCGGTTTAGTATAGGAATGGTTATAAAGCTTGAATTGTCATTTGTCTATGGCCACCTTTGTGAGGTTAGACTGGGCTAATACATAGACAGTAGATCAGGATTTTGGATCACCCGAATCGCCATTTATATGGGCTTCTCTGTGGAGGGCTATTGGGCTGACATATGCACGTGAGGTTCAAAATAGGGTTGAATATATGATCCCAATCGACATATGTATGGCTCCACCTGTAAAGGGATACTTGGCTGCGAATTACCTACAATAGGCTTATGATGGGTTCTAATCGCTATTTGTATGGGCTTCTCTGTGGAGGGCTATTAGGCTGCTATATGGACAATAGGTTAGGGACAGAGTGGGTATAGGGTCCCAATATCCCAAACGGACATTCATAATACTTCATGTTTTGCTAGCTCAATTTTCTATGTAAATTCACTAAGAACtccaaaacaagttttttttcaCATCCATCCGGCAATATAGACTCAAATCCGGAAtaccaaatttggaaaaatttacaaaatgttttattgagcAATTTTTAACTCATTCGGATTTAAGACTCTTGATGCACAATACCACAAGTGTATTTAGTTTCGTCTTATCAAGGTCTGACTTCTCATGCACTAACACTCATAGAATATTCATCCTCAATCttgctacaacatccttgcaCTACATGCATATACGGAACCACCGACACATAGTAATTTGTGATGCAAAAACCGGCTCATTggcgatcatgaaactatctcgatttgattcgtgaataattttgagccaTACCTGGATAAGATCAAGCGAAATTTCTTTGTGacaattgtgacgtaacaagctaaaatttaaatttattacgtGAAActtcacgcggcggttaaccggttaattttacccggtcaacgttcaaagtgttttccctgaaattcccagccctattaGTCAGACAAATGAAGTTTCGAGGTACATTGCAAACACTTAAGAACCTATTacacactatccaaatttagTGGTGAACCAATATTTTCAagggaaatttatattcataaaaacgttactcGTAGTTTCGTCAGACTCAGgctggatgaaacacttcggtgggtCGGAtccgcaagtgcagttttaagtattttgtggcgtctaaaGCTGCCGCAAAATCATGGCTGGATTTTCAAACTAGGGTGACTGAtattttagctgccacaaaccaatgtcgagatGCCGGTACCAcgccaacaaattaaaaaacaatggcGGGTAAAATTTCGCTGCGGTAACCACGACATGCCGGCTGTAAttgcagggctgcccctgatggtgacaaatattgggtaagttggaacatttttcttatggatacagtattGATGAATTTGAGGTTAGTGATCAGGGGTAAGTAGGGCGTAGTATGAATCcctaaaaaaacaaatgttctCGAGTCATGAGACATATTGctcgtttattcaaatttatacttAGTTTATAGGGATTCTGATTCAACAATCTCAAcgtgtaaaattgtaaacaaaattacGCATTCCTCCGTTTATCGCCTTCTTATTGAATTTGATATCACACTCAACGACGTCGCCGGGACTCCATGCAGAACGCGTTGCCACAAAGTTGAAGTCATGACGCTTGTTCACTGCTACGAAGTCATTCGTTACCATGAAACAGTGCTCTCCTTTGTTATTGAACCTCTCGGTTTTAACACAATACTCGTCCCCGTCATGTGTTGTGTTCTGAGTACAAAAAGAAGTAATTTGTCCATGAGACTACTTAATTTCATcttgtaaaaatgaaaaaatgtaataaatccTCGTCCCAAAGgcgataaaaacagttaggtttttaagtacgtttttatttgaaaaaaaaaaataggtatttaGAGCATACTCTAATCCTATAAACATAGGGGATTTTATCACAAATCTTTGTTTTACAGacaaatgctcttgcggcgatgtTTCATGCTGCGAGTCTCCTGTGGCGAAATTTATTGGGGTGAATTTTTCGGACACCCTAAAAACTTACGATTTAGGTTTTAAACGAAAATTAGAGCTATTATGGTATCATGTGCTGTAATTTTGCTATAGTTTTATGTACCTAATGTACCTACCTTATGTTTTATGTACCTTTTCTGATTGCTTCATTTAATCGATATATGCACATTGCTATTCAATACACATCAATCGACATAGAGGCAGTGCATTTTCTTATTATTTAACATAAATATGCCCGAatctaacaaaataatatttggggAATCGGATTTCACAATCTGTGCTAATTCTTCAATAACGATTCCAGTATTGATACCATTCTAAGCATGCATTGTgccagtaaaaaaattattctgaaatttttattccatgaTTGCTTGAATTCTGCAATAGCTTCGACAAACTTATTTGTCTTGATGGAAATTTCAGCCCGTTCTGcaagttaaaaaatatataaatacgatATACTGTGTAAACTCAgcacattgcaaaaataattttttatcacgtggttattttcatcgaatctAAGATTTGGGAAACCGAATTGTAGGAGAATAAAAAACCAAACACAGATTTTTGAGCAAAGATGGGCTTTTTCATAGACAAGacttttattcactttttt is from Styela clava unplaced genomic scaffold, kaStyClav1.hap1.2 HAP1_SCAFFOLD_278, whole genome shotgun sequence and encodes:
- the LOC144419243 gene encoding uncharacterized protein LOC144419243, translated to MSESNSTNEKKNKMYASLYFVRKREFHFLFSFEYSHKDEEFSKVGAKLIFNFGMLPRVKAGDLIQVRLFPEKPREGVDEYFRNGGKYSFTVLNDWLDSGDSHTFNILSSFECDYSNDLIICEIKINDDVVMTREFVAYLNYPPLQNKED